From one Shewanella sp. GD04112 genomic stretch:
- the endA gene encoding endonuclease EndA codes for MLNNVKIALRSRQALLCLFSWLAVSASVHASPSHPNSFSQAKVLSQSLYQGSRQGTLPAVSFYCGCDIQIKGKSWKPDLNSCGYQVRKQETRANRIEWEHIVPAWEFGHQLQCWQKGGRKNCADNSQEFNKMEADMHNLVPAIGEVNGDRSNFRFSQWNGKADQYGQCTMVIDFKNRQAQPPVNARGKIARTYLYMQQTYGLKIASQQLKLFKAWDKSYPVDTIECKRDNAIAQIQGNHNPFVQNACNAPPLRQQLAE; via the coding sequence ATATTGAACAACGTCAAGATAGCCTTAAGGTCTCGGCAAGCCTTGCTGTGCCTATTCAGTTGGCTGGCGGTTTCGGCCTCAGTCCACGCCTCTCCTTCACACCCCAATAGTTTTAGCCAAGCCAAGGTCTTGTCCCAATCCTTATATCAAGGCAGTCGCCAAGGCACCCTGCCCGCGGTCAGTTTTTATTGTGGCTGTGATATCCAAATAAAGGGCAAATCCTGGAAGCCAGATCTCAACAGCTGCGGCTATCAAGTGCGTAAACAAGAGACCCGCGCCAACCGTATCGAGTGGGAACATATAGTTCCAGCATGGGAATTTGGCCATCAATTACAATGCTGGCAAAAGGGCGGCCGTAAAAACTGCGCCGATAACAGCCAAGAATTCAATAAAATGGAAGCGGACATGCACAATCTGGTGCCCGCGATTGGTGAAGTGAACGGCGATCGCAGCAACTTCCGTTTTAGCCAATGGAACGGTAAGGCCGACCAATATGGTCAATGCACTATGGTCATCGACTTTAAGAATCGCCAAGCACAGCCGCCCGTCAATGCCCGTGGCAAGATTGCCCGTACTTACCTGTATATGCAGCAAACCTACGGCCTTAAAATAGCCTCGCAGCAATTAAAATTGTTCAAAGCATGGGATAAAAGCTATCCAGTTGATACTATTGAATGCAAACGCGATAACGCCATAGCGCAGATCCAAGGTAATCATAATCCCTTTGTGCAGAATGCCTGCAATGCGCCGCCACTGCGCCAACAATTAGCCGAATAA
- the rsmE gene encoding 16S rRNA (uracil(1498)-N(3))-methyltransferase, with product MRVPRIYQPQPLAVNQQLNLDEDGAAHIGKVLRMGSGEHISLFNGDGNDYLAEIVDAGKKSVTVKVLSCEANPSESPLNLHLGQVISRGDRMEFTIQKSVELGVNTITPLFSDRCGVKLTGERLEKKIQQWQKIVNSACEQSGRSQVPIVRPAMELQEWCSEPTSALKLNLHPRAAHGINGLDLSHTRVRLLIGPEGGLSAEEIAMTETYQFTDVLLGPRVLRTETASLTAITALQLRFGDLG from the coding sequence ATGAGAGTTCCAAGAATTTATCAACCTCAACCATTAGCCGTAAATCAACAGCTGAATTTAGATGAGGATGGCGCAGCCCATATTGGCAAAGTGTTGCGTATGGGCAGTGGCGAACACATTAGCCTGTTTAATGGCGATGGTAATGATTATCTTGCTGAAATTGTCGATGCGGGTAAAAAATCGGTCACGGTAAAAGTGCTCTCCTGTGAGGCTAATCCATCGGAATCGCCCCTCAACCTGCATTTAGGCCAAGTGATTTCCCGTGGCGATCGGATGGAGTTCACCATTCAAAAATCCGTTGAACTAGGGGTGAATACCATTACGCCACTGTTTTCTGACCGCTGCGGCGTCAAGCTCACGGGTGAGCGTCTCGAAAAGAAAATCCAGCAGTGGCAAAAGATTGTGAACAGCGCCTGTGAGCAATCTGGCCGTAGCCAAGTGCCCATCGTTCGCCCCGCCATGGAATTACAGGAATGGTGCAGCGAACCGACCAGCGCACTCAAACTCAACTTGCACCCAAGGGCGGCGCACGGTATCAATGGCTTAGACTTATCCCATACCCGTGTACGCCTGCTGATCGGCCCCGAAGGGGGATTATCGGCGGAAGAAATCGCCATGACGGAAACCTACCAGTTTACCGATGTGTTACTCGGCCCCCGAGTGCTGCGCACCGAAACCGCCTCACTCACGGCGATTACCGCGCTGCAACTTAGATTCGGTGACTTAGGTTAA
- the gshB gene encoding glutathione synthase gives MIKLGIVMDPISEINIKKDSSFAMLMAAQERGYQLFYMEMADLAMVNGVAMGNMRPLKVINDANKWFELGDAQDTPLSELNVVLMRKDPPFDTEFIYATYMLERAEEQGVLIVNKPQSLRDANEKLFTAWFSEFTPETIVTRDANRIRAFHQAKGDIILKPLDGMGGTSIFRVKQDDPNLGVIIETLTQYGNQYAMAQAFIPEITKGDKRILVVDGEPVPYALARIPKKGETRGNLAAGGSGVAQPLSDSDWKIARAIGPELKKRGLIFVGLDVIGDKLTEINVTSPTCIREIQAAFDVDITGMLFDAIEARLAQ, from the coding sequence ATGATAAAACTCGGCATAGTGATGGACCCCATCAGTGAGATCAACATTAAGAAAGACTCCAGTTTTGCCATGCTGATGGCGGCGCAGGAAAGGGGTTACCAACTGTTTTATATGGAAATGGCCGACCTCGCCATGGTCAACGGCGTAGCCATGGGCAATATGCGTCCATTAAAGGTCATCAACGATGCCAATAAATGGTTCGAACTGGGCGACGCCCAAGACACGCCGCTGAGCGAGCTGAACGTGGTGTTAATGCGTAAAGACCCACCGTTCGATACCGAATTTATCTACGCCACTTACATGCTCGAGCGCGCCGAAGAGCAAGGCGTACTGATTGTGAATAAACCGCAAAGCTTACGCGATGCCAACGAAAAACTATTCACCGCATGGTTTAGCGAATTTACGCCAGAAACCATAGTGACCCGCGATGCCAATCGCATCCGCGCGTTCCACCAAGCCAAGGGCGATATCATCCTCAAGCCATTAGACGGCATGGGTGGCACCTCGATTTTCCGCGTGAAGCAGGACGACCCTAACCTTGGGGTGATCATCGAAACCTTGACCCAATACGGCAACCAATACGCCATGGCGCAGGCTTTTATTCCTGAAATCACCAAGGGCGACAAGCGCATTCTGGTGGTGGACGGTGAGCCCGTGCCCTACGCCTTAGCGCGTATTCCGAAAAAAGGCGAAACCCGCGGTAACTTGGCCGCAGGCGGCAGCGGTGTTGCCCAGCCGTTATCGGACTCAGATTGGAAAATCGCCCGCGCCATTGGCCCAGAGCTGAAAAAACGCGGCCTGATTTTTGTGGGTCTGGATGTGATTGGTGACAAGCTGACCGAGATTAACGTCACCAGCCCAACCTGTATCCGTGAAATCCAAGCGGCATTCGATGTGGACATTACTGGCATGTTGTTCGATGCCATCGAAGCCCGTCTTGCCCAGTAA
- a CDS encoding alkaline phosphatase, with protein MSFTKAPLLLLGMSLWLSTSALAVEAGANETGPVKAPSRPKNIVIMIGDGMGPSYTSAYRYYKDNPDTEEVEQTVFDRLLVGMASTYPANVSGYVTDSAAAATALATGVKSYNGAISVDTQKQPLPTIFEKAKTLGLSTGVAVTSQINHATPAAFLSHNESRKNYDALALSYLETNADVFLGGGQKYFPPELLAQFTAKGYQHITRFDDLASITQPKVLGLFAEVQLPWAIDEKDAKKLSTLTQKALSLLSQNEQGFVLLVEGSLIDWAGHNNDIAAAMGEMDEFANAIEVVEQFVRQNPDTLMVITADHNTGGLSIGADGNYNWNPEILRNISASSDTLAQAALGGDTWQADLSRGLGFELTEEEVTKLNVARMQGLETMAVAIRHVIDKRTDTGWTTGGHTGTDVQVFAAGPASELFNGHQDNTDIANKIFSLLPKPKKPKATAQVSTPAPAPELAPVQSQG; from the coding sequence ATGAGTTTCACCAAAGCGCCACTGTTATTGCTTGGTATGAGTTTATGGCTCTCCACCTCCGCACTGGCAGTTGAAGCGGGAGCGAATGAGACAGGCCCAGTAAAAGCCCCCTCACGCCCGAAAAATATTGTGATCATGATTGGCGACGGCATGGGGCCTTCCTATACCAGCGCCTATCGTTATTACAAGGACAATCCAGATACCGAAGAAGTCGAACAAACCGTCTTCGACCGCTTATTGGTTGGCATGGCGAGCACTTATCCCGCTAACGTGAGTGGTTATGTCACCGACTCGGCCGCAGCAGCGACTGCCCTCGCAACAGGAGTCAAATCCTATAACGGCGCCATTTCAGTCGATACGCAAAAACAACCCCTGCCTACCATTTTTGAAAAGGCCAAAACCTTAGGCTTGAGCACGGGTGTGGCGGTTACGTCGCAGATTAACCATGCCACGCCAGCGGCCTTTTTATCCCATAACGAGAGCCGTAAAAACTACGACGCACTGGCATTAAGTTATCTCGAAACCAACGCCGATGTGTTTTTAGGTGGCGGGCAAAAGTACTTTCCTCCAGAGCTGTTAGCCCAGTTCACCGCCAAGGGTTATCAACACATTACCCGCTTTGACGATCTGGCCAGCATTACCCAGCCTAAGGTCTTGGGTTTGTTTGCCGAGGTGCAACTGCCTTGGGCGATTGATGAAAAAGATGCTAAAAAACTCAGCACCTTGACTCAAAAAGCCCTCAGTTTACTGTCGCAAAATGAGCAAGGCTTTGTGCTGCTGGTCGAAGGTAGCCTTATCGACTGGGCGGGACACAACAATGATATCGCCGCCGCCATGGGCGAAATGGATGAGTTTGCCAATGCAATTGAAGTCGTCGAGCAATTCGTACGCCAAAATCCCGATACCTTAATGGTTATCACCGCCGACCATAATACTGGCGGGTTATCGATTGGCGCCGATGGCAACTACAACTGGAATCCAGAGATCCTACGTAATATCTCGGCAAGCTCAGATACCTTAGCCCAAGCCGCTCTTGGTGGTGACACTTGGCAAGCAGACCTATCCCGCGGGCTAGGCTTTGAATTGACCGAAGAAGAAGTAACTAAGTTAAATGTTGCCAGAATGCAGGGCTTAGAAACCATGGCCGTTGCGATTCGCCATGTGATAGATAAACGTACCGATACGGGTTGGACAACCGGCGGCCACACGGGGACTGACGTGCAAGTCTTTGCCGCAGGCCCAGCCTCTGAGTTGTTTAACGGTCATCAAGACAACACAGATATCGCCAATAAGATTTTTAGCCTGTTACCTAAGCCTAAAAAGCCAAAAGCCACCGCACAGGTATCGACTCCTGCTCCAGCACCAGAACTAGCACCAGTGCAGTCTCAGGGCTAA
- a CDS encoding methyltransferase codes for MLTNPSQVIIRNQETLSQHKVLVLNHEADSLPKALLDVAQSVDALALDYHHYLHLAPQANAKLRCYFGHQLPHQDKYDTVIVYFPKAKPLAPYLFNLAAQHLVADGQLLVVGENKGGVKSLVKLLPKYFATGVKLDNARHCLLFGSSLIDTAPAIKLSDWTSQYQLATPQGNITICNLVGVFSEKHLDQGTELLLSHLPTLSGRVLDFGCGAGVIAAALLKAQPTLSLECIDINAMALASCELTLAANGMTAKVYPSDGLAQTSGKFDGIISNPPFHDGLASTTSIAQSFVADSAKQLQSKGIWQIVANRHLPYSDTIAAEFGQLTVPAENNKYKLYSFQQA; via the coding sequence GTGTTAACAAATCCATCGCAAGTCATTATCCGCAATCAGGAAACCCTGAGCCAACATAAAGTCTTAGTGCTAAACCATGAGGCAGACTCATTGCCCAAAGCACTGCTTGATGTCGCCCAGTCCGTCGATGCCCTCGCCTTGGATTACCATCATTACCTGCATTTAGCGCCGCAGGCGAATGCCAAACTGCGCTGCTATTTTGGCCATCAACTGCCCCACCAGGATAAGTACGACACTGTGATTGTGTACTTTCCTAAGGCTAAGCCGTTAGCGCCCTACTTGTTTAATCTGGCCGCTCAGCATTTAGTGGCAGATGGTCAACTCTTAGTCGTGGGTGAGAACAAAGGCGGGGTTAAATCCTTAGTCAAACTGCTGCCGAAATACTTTGCCACTGGAGTCAAACTCGATAACGCGCGCCATTGCCTACTCTTTGGCAGCAGCCTAATCGATACTGCGCCCGCGATTAAACTCAGCGATTGGACTAGCCAGTATCAACTCGCCACCCCGCAGGGCAATATCACCATCTGCAACTTAGTCGGTGTGTTCAGCGAGAAGCATTTAGACCAAGGCACAGAGCTATTGCTGTCGCATCTGCCAACGCTTTCTGGGCGAGTACTGGATTTTGGCTGCGGCGCCGGTGTGATTGCCGCTGCACTGTTAAAGGCACAACCGACACTGTCGCTAGAATGTATTGATATCAATGCCATGGCGCTGGCCTCCTGCGAACTTACGCTGGCGGCAAACGGCATGACGGCCAAGGTCTATCCGTCCGATGGATTAGCGCAAACCAGTGGAAAATTCGACGGTATTATCTCCAATCCCCCGTTCCACGATGGCCTTGCTAGCACGACCAGCATTGCCCAAAGTTTTGTCGCCGATAGCGCCAAGCAATTACAATCTAAAGGGATTTGGCAAATCGTCGCTAACCGCCACCTACCCTATTCGGACACCATCGCCGCCGAGTTCGGCCAATTAACCGTGCCAGCAGAGAACAACAAGTACAAACTCTATTCCTTCCAACAGGCCTAA
- a CDS encoding diguanylate cyclase, with translation MSKFNWFNSLRYRLTFFFGGISLIFCLGFTSYLSSITSDKLLNAYANQLTMIGRSIETTISNNIDERAREISLLSKRALFSGASANYPQIRQNLDNIKASYEYYSWLGFADINGVVQYAADGTLEGHDVSKRPWFINGKTGVFIGDVHDAVLLAKVLNIDKNDPLRLIDFAAPVFDTNNNLLGVVATHSNWKWVNTVIESALARSKQQTGIDVQIVSRDDGILYPQASADQHLPQDLLPKDNSSQLIQWPDGHEYLTGVTTLKSTLMDQLGWRIVVRIPKNIALQETTELQRQLLWVSVIAVLLCLWFVYRMSISMSLPLERLITVTREIQAGKEQVKFPKSNGLIEISFLIDAIQKMTFSLLSHEKSLMEMNQTLENKVLERTKELESANQELERLSRRDPLTDLHNRRSAAEHIDSEFTRLKRFGLAYSILMVDIDHFKKINDTYGHETGDIVLVEVAKLLAQSVRKADLVARYGGEEFLIILTGTDSSDALTLAEKIRTSINTTEFTVVKNVTASIGLSTVEQADETAYDVVRRADTALYLAKTTGRNKVCT, from the coding sequence TTGAGCAAATTTAACTGGTTCAACTCACTCAGATACCGATTAACCTTTTTCTTCGGTGGGATCAGTCTTATTTTCTGTCTTGGTTTTACCAGCTATTTATCTTCCATTACCTCAGACAAACTGCTCAATGCCTATGCCAATCAATTAACTATGATTGGCCGTTCGATTGAAACAACCATCTCGAACAACATTGACGAACGTGCCCGAGAAATATCGCTATTGAGTAAACGCGCGCTCTTTTCAGGCGCTAGCGCTAACTATCCACAGATCCGCCAAAACCTCGATAATATAAAAGCTTCCTACGAATACTACTCATGGCTTGGGTTTGCCGATATCAATGGCGTCGTCCAATACGCGGCCGATGGCACGCTTGAAGGCCATGACGTATCCAAACGCCCATGGTTTATTAATGGCAAGACAGGCGTGTTTATTGGCGATGTACACGATGCCGTATTGCTCGCCAAAGTGTTAAATATCGATAAAAATGATCCTCTGCGCCTAATCGATTTTGCGGCCCCAGTGTTTGATACCAATAACAACTTGCTTGGCGTCGTTGCCACCCATTCAAACTGGAAATGGGTTAACACTGTGATTGAATCGGCGCTCGCAAGAAGCAAGCAACAGACAGGGATAGATGTGCAAATCGTAAGCCGTGACGATGGGATTTTGTACCCGCAAGCCTCGGCTGATCAGCACCTTCCTCAGGATTTACTCCCCAAAGACAACAGCAGTCAGCTTATTCAATGGCCTGATGGTCATGAATATTTAACGGGTGTGACCACACTAAAATCAACCTTGATGGATCAATTGGGCTGGCGCATTGTCGTTCGCATCCCGAAAAATATTGCCCTGCAAGAGACCACCGAACTACAACGCCAACTTCTCTGGGTGAGCGTCATTGCGGTCTTGCTGTGCCTGTGGTTTGTCTACCGCATGTCGATTTCAATGAGCTTACCGCTCGAGCGATTAATTACCGTCACCAGAGAGATCCAAGCGGGCAAAGAGCAAGTCAAATTCCCCAAATCGAATGGTTTGATTGAAATCTCATTCTTAATTGATGCCATTCAAAAGATGACCTTCTCGCTATTGAGCCATGAGAAGAGCTTAATGGAAATGAATCAGACCTTAGAAAATAAAGTCTTAGAGCGCACCAAAGAACTCGAATCGGCCAATCAAGAGCTTGAACGATTAAGCCGACGAGATCCCTTGACGGATCTTCACAATCGTCGTTCGGCCGCCGAACATATCGACAGCGAATTTACGAGACTTAAACGCTTTGGATTGGCTTATTCGATCCTGATGGTGGATATCGACCATTTCAAAAAGATTAACGATACCTATGGGCATGAGACGGGCGATATTGTGTTGGTCGAAGTCGCTAAGTTATTAGCGCAATCGGTACGTAAAGCCGACTTAGTCGCGCGCTACGGTGGTGAAGAGTTTTTAATTATACTGACTGGCACTGATAGTAGTGATGCATTAACCTTGGCCGAAAAAATAAGAACATCCATTAATACGACCGAATTCACTGTCGTAAAAAATGTCACCGCCAGCATTGGCTTATCGACCGTCGAGCAAGCGGATGAAACGGCCTATGATGTCGTAAGACGAGCCGACACCGCCCTTTATCTAGCCAAAACCACCGGCAGAAATAAGGTTTGCACTTAA